The following are encoded together in the Bacillus cereus group sp. RP43 genome:
- a CDS encoding NAD-binding protein yields the protein MNARKQLWIAVICMTFVVILGTLGFMTIEEISLFQAFWMTMITVLTVGYGDVVPVTKAGKFFALLIIPVGVGIVTYAMGVVAAMIIEGNLFHAVRRKKMDKQIAQLQKHIIVCGCGRVGLQVVHELQEKKIPFVVVEKDESIFEQEKLLYVHGDATEDQVLHNAGISKAAGLVAIVANDAENVFITLTARGLNDTIKIVARAEKPETEEKLRRAGANKVINPSSMAGIHIAKGIANPLTVHYIDTVLYGIEQSFVIEEIQVGKDSILVSKSLLESNVRNQFDVTILAILRDGDIIHNPTGQEKLQEHDMIIVFGSVEKLGQFEKELQSKR from the coding sequence ATGAATGCACGGAAGCAATTATGGATAGCAGTTATATGTATGACTTTTGTTGTAATTCTAGGAACGCTAGGATTTATGACAATTGAAGAGATTAGCTTGTTCCAAGCATTTTGGATGACGATGATTACTGTATTAACTGTTGGATATGGTGATGTAGTGCCTGTAACAAAGGCGGGGAAATTTTTTGCGCTCCTTATTATACCTGTTGGCGTCGGTATCGTTACGTATGCAATGGGGGTAGTAGCAGCTATGATCATTGAGGGTAACTTATTTCATGCAGTGCGGAGGAAGAAGATGGATAAACAAATAGCACAGTTACAAAAGCATATTATAGTATGTGGTTGCGGAAGAGTAGGGCTTCAAGTTGTACATGAATTACAGGAAAAGAAAATCCCATTTGTAGTTGTGGAAAAAGATGAAAGTATATTCGAACAGGAAAAGCTTTTATATGTACATGGGGATGCAACTGAAGATCAAGTGTTACATAATGCCGGAATCTCAAAGGCGGCTGGTCTAGTTGCTATCGTAGCAAACGATGCTGAAAATGTATTTATTACATTAACGGCAAGAGGGCTTAATGATACAATTAAAATTGTAGCAAGAGCTGAAAAGCCAGAAACAGAAGAGAAATTACGGCGCGCTGGTGCAAATAAGGTTATTAATCCATCTAGTATGGCAGGGATTCATATAGCGAAGGGTATTGCGAATCCGTTAACAGTTCATTATATTGATACAGTATTGTATGGAATAGAGCAATCATTTGTAATTGAAGAAATTCAAGTTGGAAAAGATTCTATCTTAGTTAGTAAATCGTTATTAGAGAGTAATGTGAGAAATCAATTTGATGTAACAATTTTAGCGATTTTAAGAGATGGGGATATTATCCATAATCCAACGGGGCAGGAAAAACTGCAAGAACATGATATGATAATAGTATTTGGCTCAGTGGAGAAACTGGGGCAATTTGAGAAAGAACTACAAAGTAAGAGGTGA
- a CDS encoding YwdI family protein — translation MQVSSDKVLNKMASEIAKAKSSEGQKSKEHLLVVRALCDLLLDEQVEPSTYREPQVQSQIIGSQPITTVQPVMPVSGEPVYIKEEGANGNSLFDF, via the coding sequence ATGCAAGTATCTAGCGATAAGGTTTTAAATAAAATGGCGAGTGAAATTGCAAAGGCAAAAAGTAGTGAAGGACAAAAATCAAAAGAGCATTTATTAGTTGTGCGTGCATTATGTGATTTATTATTAGATGAACAAGTTGAGCCTTCTACGTATAGAGAACCACAAGTTCAATCACAAATAATCGGATCTCAGCCTATAACAACAGTTCAACCGGTTATGCCAGTTTCTGGAGAACCTGTGTATATAAAAGAAGAAGGTGCAAATGGTAATTCTTTATTTGATTTTTAA
- the cwlJ gene encoding cell wall hydrolase CwlJ → MGVIAYNEEDVKLLARLMRAEAEGEGQQGMLMVGNVGVNRVRGNCLDFKKIRNLRQMVYQNPGGFEATQKGYFYQRAREQDIALARRTIQGQRFWPANFALWFFRPEGPCPPTWYDQQNSGRFKKHCFFQPSGGDCPGVY, encoded by the coding sequence ATGGGTGTTATCGCATATAACGAAGAAGATGTAAAGTTATTAGCTAGACTGATGCGTGCTGAAGCCGAAGGAGAAGGCCAACAAGGGATGTTAATGGTTGGAAACGTTGGCGTAAATCGTGTCCGCGGAAATTGTTTAGATTTTAAAAAAATACGTAATTTACGTCAAATGGTGTATCAAAATCCTGGTGGTTTTGAGGCAACTCAAAAAGGGTATTTTTATCAACGAGCGAGAGAACAAGATATCGCATTGGCAAGACGGACTATTCAAGGACAACGTTTTTGGCCCGCTAACTTTGCCTTATGGTTCTTTAGACCTGAAGGTCCTTGCCCGCCAACTTGGTATGACCAGCAAAATTCTGGTCGCTTTAAAAAGCACTGCTTCTTCCAACCATCTGGTGGAGATTGTCCAGGCGTATATTAA
- the hemQ gene encoding hydrogen peroxide-dependent heme synthase, producing MSEATTTLDGWYCLHDLRSIDWAAWKTLSSDERGQAISEFLNVVEKWNEVATAKKGSHAMYTVVGQKADIMLMILRPTMEELNEIETELNKTTLAEYLVPAYSYVSVVELSNYLPADEDPYQNPQVLARLYPELPKANHICFYPMDKRRQGNDNWYMLPMDERKKLMYSHSKIGRQYAGKVRQVISGSVGFDDFEWGVTLFADDVLQFKKLIYEMRFDEVSARYGEFGTFFVGNILPSEKVTTFLHI from the coding sequence ATGAGTGAAGCAACAACAACGTTAGATGGCTGGTATTGTTTACATGATTTACGTTCTATTGATTGGGCAGCATGGAAAACATTATCTAGTGACGAACGCGGACAAGCAATTTCTGAATTTTTAAATGTCGTTGAAAAATGGAACGAAGTGGCTACTGCAAAAAAAGGCAGTCATGCAATGTATACAGTTGTTGGTCAAAAAGCAGATATTATGCTTATGATCTTACGTCCAACAATGGAAGAGTTAAATGAAATCGAAACAGAATTAAATAAAACAACATTAGCTGAATATTTAGTTCCTGCATATTCTTACGTATCTGTTGTTGAACTAAGCAACTATCTTCCAGCTGATGAAGACCCATACCAAAACCCACAAGTCTTAGCTCGCTTATATCCTGAGTTACCGAAAGCAAATCACATTTGCTTCTATCCAATGGATAAGCGTCGCCAAGGTAATGATAACTGGTATATGCTTCCTATGGATGAACGTAAGAAACTTATGTACAGTCATAGCAAAATCGGTCGCCAGTACGCAGGTAAAGTGCGCCAAGTTATTTCAGGATCAGTTGGATTTGACGATTTTGAGTGGGGCGTAACATTATTTGCTGACGATGTTCTTCAATTTAAGAAACTTATATATGAAATGCGCTTCGACGAAGTAAGTGCTCGCTACGGTGAATTTGGAACATTCTTTGTCGGAAACATTTTACCAAGCGAAAAAGTAACAACATTTTTACACATATAA
- a CDS encoding DUF3817 domain-containing protein, whose protein sequence is MLSTPIGRLRAIGLVEGISFLLLLFVAMPLKYFAGFATAVKITGMAHGVLFILFIFAVIQVTIVHRKTILWALGALVASVIPFGTFVLDAKLKNEQ, encoded by the coding sequence ATGTTATCTACACCAATCGGACGATTAAGAGCAATCGGCTTAGTTGAGGGGATTTCTTTCCTATTACTATTATTTGTAGCAATGCCATTAAAATATTTTGCAGGGTTTGCAACAGCTGTTAAAATTACAGGTATGGCTCATGGCGTTTTATTCATACTATTCATCTTTGCGGTAATTCAAGTAACAATCGTACACCGTAAAACAATTTTATGGGCACTTGGTGCACTTGTTGCATCAGTTATCCCATTTGGTACTTTTGTACTAGATGCAAAACTAAAAAATGAACAGTAA
- a CDS encoding purine/pyrimidine permease, whose protein sequence is MKLFLSALQWALFILAGSLIVPISVATSYGLDGAEAIAFVQRTLFVLGFAGLLQAIFGHKLPIQEGPAGLWWGIFSLYASLGVVLFGSSNETLKVLQYAFLLSGIICIILSVFGLIDKLVRYFTPTVIGTYLFLLVAQLSGSFLKGMFGLDGQHTEVQPKVFILSLIVILLSFFIMKLPIIGQYSVLFSIVCGWILFACFGLSNPVTPVTDIIRLPSLFVFGMPRIEWNMAITVVFVTLLLLTNMLASIRVVQKVVSKYEKDAAPDRFKQAGIITGINQLLGGLFSAIGPVAISGSAGFIATTNIYKRLPFMLGSSFIILVSIFPKITSFFAAIPVAVGYAAIYPVFASMIGLAFREYDTVQNKEQLFKVAGLSIFTGIGVMFVPAGAFSTLPPFLASFLSNGLVLGSVMAILLEILFSRSHEKQLS, encoded by the coding sequence ATGAAGCTATTTCTTTCTGCCTTACAATGGGCACTATTTATTTTAGCTGGAAGTCTTATTGTACCAATTAGTGTCGCAACTAGTTACGGTCTCGATGGTGCTGAAGCTATCGCATTTGTACAAAGAACATTATTTGTTCTCGGTTTTGCCGGCCTACTGCAAGCTATATTTGGTCATAAACTTCCTATTCAAGAAGGTCCTGCAGGCCTTTGGTGGGGAATTTTCTCCCTTTATGCAAGCTTAGGTGTCGTATTATTTGGATCAAGTAATGAAACACTTAAGGTCCTTCAGTACGCTTTCCTATTAAGTGGCATCATTTGTATTATTCTTAGTGTTTTTGGACTTATTGATAAACTGGTTCGTTACTTTACACCGACAGTAATTGGAACATATTTATTCCTTCTTGTCGCACAACTTAGTGGCTCCTTCTTAAAAGGCATGTTTGGCCTTGATGGACAACATACAGAAGTACAGCCAAAGGTATTTATTCTTTCACTCATTGTTATTTTACTATCTTTTTTCATTATGAAGCTACCTATTATTGGACAATATTCCGTTCTTTTCAGCATCGTCTGCGGCTGGATATTATTCGCGTGCTTCGGATTATCTAATCCAGTAACACCTGTGACAGATATAATTCGTCTTCCATCTCTATTTGTTTTCGGAATGCCTCGCATTGAATGGAACATGGCAATTACGGTAGTTTTCGTCACACTATTACTTCTAACAAATATGTTAGCAAGCATTCGCGTTGTACAAAAGGTTGTGTCTAAGTATGAAAAAGATGCAGCTCCAGATCGCTTCAAACAAGCTGGCATTATAACAGGAATAAATCAATTGCTAGGCGGTCTATTTTCAGCCATTGGTCCTGTTGCCATTTCTGGATCAGCGGGATTTATCGCAACGACAAATATTTATAAGCGCCTTCCATTTATGTTAGGGTCAAGCTTTATCATTCTTGTTAGTATATTCCCAAAGATTACTTCATTCTTTGCAGCAATCCCCGTTGCAGTTGGGTATGCTGCGATTTACCCTGTATTTGCAAGCATGATTGGTCTCGCTTTTCGCGAATATGACACTGTGCAAAATAAAGAACAATTATTTAAAGTAGCAGGTCTTTCAATCTTTACAGGAATCGGAGTTATGTTCGTTCCAGCCGGAGCATTTTCTACGCTGCCACCATTTTTAGCATCATTTTTAAGTAACGGTCTCGTTCTTGGATCTGTAATGGCAATCTTGCTAGAAATACTATTTTCTCGTTCGCACGAAAAACAACTATCGTAA
- a CDS encoding DUF423 domain-containing protein, translated as MKIFFLLGCIAAGLSVALGAFGAHGLENKISAKMLEVWKTGVTYQMFHAGGLFVVALLMDKMQSSLLSTAGWLMVAGIIMFSGSLYALSTTGIKFFGPITPLGGVAFIVAWILVGTAVVKGL; from the coding sequence ATGAAAATTTTCTTTTTACTAGGTTGTATTGCAGCGGGGCTATCTGTTGCATTAGGGGCTTTTGGAGCACATGGTTTAGAAAATAAAATTTCTGCAAAAATGTTAGAAGTGTGGAAGACGGGCGTTACATATCAAATGTTTCATGCAGGTGGCTTATTCGTAGTTGCTCTATTAATGGATAAAATGCAATCATCACTTTTAAGCACTGCGGGTTGGCTTATGGTAGCTGGGATTATTATGTTCTCAGGCAGTCTTTATGCATTAAGTACAACAGGTATTAAATTCTTTGGCCCAATTACCCCCCTTGGTGGTGTAGCATTTATTGTGGCGTGGATTTTAGTCGGAACTGCAGTTGTAAAAGGGTTATAA
- a CDS encoding Cof-type HAD-IIB family hydrolase → MTYKMIVLDLDDTLLRDDHTISPRTKEALMTAQEQGVKVVLASGRPTFGMRNVAKELLLEEYGSFILSFNGAKIINCKTNEEIFSSTLSPEIVHNLFEISKTEDVWIHTYIGDDIVTEENNSYTEIEGDITGMPIVVVDDFKAAVKEPVVKVLMNKEAERLVEVEKKLQKQLEGQLSVMRSKPFFLEFTEYGVTKGTSLNQLIQKLGIKREEVIAMGDSYNDQAMIEFAGLGVAMGNAPDDIKEIANYVTDTNMNDGVAKVVEKFVLKREVLV, encoded by the coding sequence ATGACTTATAAAATGATTGTTTTAGATTTAGATGATACTTTATTACGCGATGACCATACAATTTCGCCTCGTACGAAAGAGGCTTTAATGACAGCACAAGAGCAAGGGGTTAAAGTTGTACTTGCTTCTGGGCGCCCAACGTTTGGTATGCGCAATGTTGCAAAAGAACTTCTTTTAGAAGAATACGGTAGCTTCATTCTATCTTTTAACGGTGCAAAAATTATTAACTGTAAAACAAATGAAGAAATCTTCAGTAGCACGCTATCTCCTGAAATCGTTCACAACCTATTTGAAATTAGTAAAACTGAAGATGTATGGATTCATACTTATATTGGCGATGATATCGTAACGGAAGAAAATAATTCGTATACTGAAATTGAAGGCGATATTACTGGTATGCCAATTGTTGTAGTAGATGATTTTAAAGCTGCTGTTAAAGAGCCTGTAGTAAAAGTATTAATGAATAAAGAAGCTGAACGCCTTGTCGAAGTAGAAAAGAAACTACAAAAACAACTAGAAGGTCAATTAAGCGTTATGCGCTCTAAACCATTCTTCTTAGAATTCACTGAATATGGTGTTACAAAAGGAACGAGCTTAAACCAATTAATCCAAAAACTTGGTATTAAACGCGAAGAAGTTATCGCAATGGGTGATAGCTATAACGATCAGGCAATGATTGAATTCGCTGGTCTTGGCGTTGCAATGGGCAATGCACCAGATGATATTAAAGAAATTGCAAACTACGTAACAGATACAAATATGAACGATGGCGTTGCAAAAGTTGTAGAGAAGTTCGTACTAAAAAGAGAAGTACTTGTTTAA
- a CDS encoding ABC transporter permease, translating into MREFANLVLNESEKIYRKKRIVVVMLILAILIPLFVYAQYREIETTQKRLGTTDWKVSLQQQIVDSQNRLNNSRLPEEWRDWLKVRVEQQQYYLDHDINPTAPGAPTFVRAFIEQGITLFIPLLVMIVAIDIVSGERSDGTMKMLLTRPIRRWKILLSKYVTMLFFISLILLLVGVFAYALSGLVFGYSGWNLPVLTGFVIDKETLNTNFVHLIPQWQYILMAYGLAWFVAIVVGTISFMVSVLIRNTPAGMGVMLAALIAGGILSSFATSWEGAKYIFSVNLSLTDYLSGKLPALQGLSMGFSLMNLTVWAVVSLIISFVVFTRQDMVN; encoded by the coding sequence ATGCGTGAATTTGCAAATCTAGTTTTAAATGAATCAGAAAAGATTTATCGTAAGAAACGGATTGTTGTTGTTATGCTTATTTTAGCAATCTTGATTCCGCTTTTTGTGTATGCTCAGTATCGTGAAATAGAAACAACGCAAAAAAGGCTTGGTACGACCGATTGGAAAGTATCATTGCAACAACAAATTGTTGATTCACAAAACCGCTTGAACAATTCTAGATTGCCAGAAGAATGGCGTGATTGGTTAAAAGTAAGAGTGGAACAGCAACAATATTATTTAGATCATGATATTAATCCGACTGCGCCAGGGGCACCAACATTTGTGAGGGCATTTATTGAACAAGGAATAACGTTATTTATTCCATTGCTCGTTATGATTGTCGCCATTGATATTGTTTCAGGAGAACGAAGCGATGGTACGATGAAAATGCTTCTGACGAGGCCAATTCGGCGCTGGAAAATACTCCTTAGTAAATATGTGACGATGTTATTTTTCATTTCGCTCATATTGCTTCTTGTCGGTGTGTTTGCTTACGCATTATCAGGGCTTGTATTTGGATACTCTGGATGGAACTTACCTGTTTTAACTGGATTTGTTATCGATAAGGAAACATTGAATACGAACTTTGTCCATCTTATTCCGCAGTGGCAATACATTTTAATGGCGTACGGATTAGCTTGGTTTGTTGCCATTGTGGTTGGAACTATATCATTTATGGTTTCTGTTTTAATTCGAAATACACCAGCTGGTATGGGCGTTATGTTAGCTGCGTTAATCGCAGGCGGCATTTTAAGTTCATTCGCAACGTCTTGGGAAGGTGCGAAATACATTTTTAGTGTCAATTTATCGTTAACGGATTATTTATCAGGAAAACTGCCTGCATTACAAGGATTATCAATGGGATTTTCTTTAATGAATTTAACGGTTTGGGCAGTAGTATCTCTTATCATTTCATTTGTAGTATTTACAAGGCAGGATATGGTGAATTAA
- a CDS encoding ATP-binding cassette domain-containing protein translates to MTMILSVRDVKKVIGKKTLVEDISFDVKQGEVFGFLGPNGAGKTTTIRMLVGLIKATEGTISIGGYSIKENFREAMRQIGSIVENPELYTYLTGWENLKQFARMLGDISDERIIEIAKMVHLDERIHDKVKTYSLGMKQRLGIAQALLGNPKLLILDEPTNGLDPAGIRELREFIHKLVKEENMSVFISSHLLSEVQMICDRVAIIHKGKMITVAPIEELIKTASDRVEWVVTPISKAKDMLDAAEEVEEVIIEDERLLCRMDVASVNIWNKNFVENEIDVHSVKELVFTLEDLFIELTRGEQHA, encoded by the coding sequence ATGACGATGATACTTTCCGTACGAGACGTGAAGAAGGTAATTGGAAAGAAGACACTTGTAGAAGACATTTCATTTGATGTAAAGCAAGGAGAAGTGTTTGGCTTTTTAGGACCGAACGGAGCCGGGAAAACGACAACAATTCGAATGTTAGTCGGACTGATTAAAGCGACAGAAGGTACTATTTCTATTGGTGGTTATTCTATTAAGGAAAATTTCAGAGAAGCGATGCGTCAAATTGGAAGTATCGTTGAAAACCCAGAGCTTTATACATATTTAACAGGATGGGAAAACTTAAAGCAATTTGCGCGCATGCTTGGTGATATATCAGATGAACGTATTATTGAAATTGCAAAAATGGTTCATTTAGATGAGCGTATTCACGATAAGGTAAAAACATATTCCCTTGGTATGAAGCAGCGCCTCGGAATTGCACAGGCGCTGCTTGGAAACCCGAAATTGCTCATATTAGATGAACCGACAAATGGTTTAGATCCAGCTGGGATTAGAGAACTTAGGGAATTTATACATAAGCTTGTAAAAGAAGAAAATATGAGTGTATTTATTTCGAGTCACTTATTAAGTGAAGTGCAAATGATATGCGACCGTGTTGCTATTATTCATAAAGGAAAAATGATAACAGTTGCACCTATTGAAGAGTTGATCAAAACAGCGAGTGATCGTGTGGAATGGGTCGTTACACCGATTTCCAAAGCAAAAGACATGTTAGACGCTGCCGAAGAGGTAGAGGAAGTTATTATAGAAGATGAGCGTTTACTATGTCGTATGGATGTTGCGTCTGTTAATATTTGGAATAAGAACTTTGTAGAAAACGAGATAGATGTACATAGCGTCAAAGAGCTTGTATTTACGCTAGAAGATTTATTTATTGAACTCACAAGGGGTGAGCAACATGCGTGA
- a CDS encoding serine hydrolase → MYMKKILSISLLFLLSFFPLGVTTSHAEEKIHIEAAAALLFDADTGKILHEQNPDELLAIASMSKLIVVYAVLEAIKEGKITWDTKVNISDYAYEVSRNNEFSNVPFEKGRQYTVRELYHSIVIFSANGSSIALAELLAGSEKNFLNLANEHAKKLGLKKYKFVNATGLNNADLKGKHPEGTDPNGENSMSARDMGILSKTIITKYPEMLEDTKQRFRNFPDNHPKPIRMENWNWMLPGAAFSYEGADGLKTGSSDTAGYGFTITAKRGDLRLISVIIKTKSMDERFTESRALIEYGFNNFEKQKLKVDKNNKISVVKGNKDYVTVAPEKEVTVVTAKGNKSPYKISTEADKLLAEDGHLVAPIKKDVKVGSIVLESTDKYGFLNGNKSMKVTAKTTEEVEKANWFVLTMRSIGDFFSNLWSKVF, encoded by the coding sequence ATGTATATGAAGAAAATCTTGTCTATTTCACTATTGTTTCTATTGTCATTTTTTCCCTTAGGAGTAACAACATCCCATGCGGAAGAAAAAATACATATAGAGGCAGCTGCTGCACTTCTATTTGATGCAGATACAGGAAAAATACTGCATGAACAAAATCCAGATGAACTACTAGCTATCGCTAGTATGTCAAAATTAATTGTTGTTTATGCCGTCTTAGAAGCGATTAAAGAAGGTAAAATCACTTGGGATACGAAAGTAAACATTTCCGATTACGCTTATGAAGTTTCACGTAATAATGAATTCTCTAACGTACCGTTCGAAAAGGGACGCCAATATACTGTAAGAGAATTATATCATTCTATCGTTATCTTCTCTGCGAATGGATCTAGTATTGCTTTAGCAGAATTACTTGCAGGAAGTGAAAAGAACTTCTTAAATCTTGCAAATGAACATGCGAAAAAACTAGGGTTAAAGAAATATAAATTTGTAAACGCTACTGGGTTAAACAACGCTGATTTAAAAGGAAAACATCCTGAAGGAACTGATCCGAATGGAGAAAACTCCATGTCAGCTCGCGATATGGGTATTCTTTCAAAAACAATTATTACAAAGTATCCAGAAATGCTAGAGGATACAAAACAAAGATTTAGAAACTTCCCAGATAATCATCCGAAACCCATTCGTATGGAAAATTGGAACTGGATGTTACCAGGTGCTGCTTTCTCTTATGAAGGAGCAGATGGTTTAAAAACAGGAAGCTCTGATACCGCTGGATATGGATTCACCATTACAGCAAAACGTGGTGATTTACGCCTTATTTCAGTTATTATTAAAACAAAATCAATGGACGAGCGTTTCACAGAATCTCGTGCATTAATTGAATACGGGTTTAATAACTTCGAAAAACAGAAATTAAAAGTAGATAAAAATAACAAAATTTCTGTAGTAAAAGGAAATAAAGACTACGTAACAGTTGCACCAGAAAAAGAAGTAACAGTAGTTACTGCAAAAGGTAACAAATCACCTTACAAAATTTCAACTGAAGCAGATAAATTACTTGCTGAAGATGGGCATTTAGTTGCCCCTATTAAGAAAGATGTAAAAGTAGGTTCAATCGTTTTAGAATCAACTGATAAATACGGTTTCTTAAACGGAAATAAAAGTATGAAAGTTACTGCAAAAACGACTGAAGAAGTAGAAAAAGCAAATTGGTTCGTATTAACAATGCGTTCAATTGGCGATTTCTTCTCAAACTTATGGTCTAAAGTATTTTAA
- the gerQ gene encoding spore coat protein GerQ — protein MAQQQNPYYGTGFYQPSGTYVQPQQMTPQQQQQQQQQQAMQQQAAQAQLAVSQGMLPLEQSYIENILRLNKGKPATVVMTYERGSSLGTQSYTGIIEAAGRDHIVISEPKSGKRYLLLMIYLDYVEFPGEITYLPSQQATYAPRP, from the coding sequence ATGGCACAGCAACAAAACCCGTACTACGGAACAGGTTTTTATCAACCATCTGGAACTTATGTACAACCGCAACAAATGACCCCACAACAACAGCAACAACAGCAACAACAGCAAGCAATGCAACAACAAGCTGCTCAAGCTCAACTTGCAGTTTCTCAAGGGATGTTACCACTAGAGCAATCGTATATCGAAAATATCCTTCGTTTAAACAAAGGTAAGCCAGCTACAGTTGTAATGACTTATGAACGTGGTAGTTCGCTTGGTACACAATCTTATACAGGGATTATCGAGGCAGCTGGCCGTGATCATATCGTTATTAGTGAACCGAAATCTGGAAAGCGTTATTTACTACTAATGATTTACTTAGATTATGTAGAATTCCCAGGAGAAATTACGTATTTACCTAGTCAACAAGCAACTTATGCTCCAAGACCATAA
- a CDS encoding uracil-DNA glycosylase translates to MENILQNDWGPLLRSEFEKEYYQALANFLKEEYEEHVIYPKKEDIFNALQYTSYENTKVVILGQDPYHGPNQAHGLSFSVQPGIKTPPSLLNMYKELRDEYGYEIPNNGYLVKWAEQGVLLLNAVLTVRQAEANSHKGKGWEHFTDRVIELLNEREKPVIFILWGRHAQAKKKLITNTNHYIIESVHPSPLSARRGFFGSKPYSKVNEILSKMDEKEIDWQIPNI, encoded by the coding sequence ATGGAAAACATTTTGCAGAATGATTGGGGACCATTACTGAGGTCAGAATTTGAGAAAGAATACTATCAAGCTTTAGCTAATTTTTTAAAAGAAGAGTATGAGGAGCATGTGATTTATCCAAAGAAAGAAGATATCTTTAACGCTCTTCAGTATACAAGTTATGAAAATACAAAGGTCGTTATTTTAGGACAAGACCCATATCATGGACCGAATCAAGCGCATGGTTTAAGCTTTTCTGTACAACCTGGCATTAAAACGCCACCGTCATTGCTAAATATGTATAAAGAACTTCGAGATGAATATGGTTATGAAATTCCGAATAACGGTTATTTAGTAAAATGGGCGGAGCAAGGAGTCTTATTATTAAACGCGGTATTGACGGTTCGTCAAGCTGAAGCAAATTCTCATAAAGGAAAAGGATGGGAGCATTTCACAGATCGCGTAATTGAGCTATTAAATGAACGTGAAAAGCCAGTTATTTTCATATTATGGGGACGCCATGCTCAGGCGAAGAAAAAATTAATTACGAATACGAATCACTATATTATCGAGTCCGTACATCCAAGCCCATTATCAGCAAGACGAGGTTTCTTTGGAAGTAAGCCGTACTCTAAAGTAAATGAGATTTTATCTAAAATGGATGAAAAAGAAATCGATTGGCAAATTCCGAATATATAA
- a CDS encoding SGNH/GDSL hydrolase family protein — translation MKIAFRKFVWYNYGQSIGAKRGFDMRSKLVKVILLITIASFCLFAYGFVSGVNDVLNPKASKLITKTDVVAKEKKKTGTLQIVSLGDSLTRGVGDKEGIGYIGRMKQDLQKDYKQKVALTNLAVSGAKMPDLLKQLEGSGAQYSIKQADVIVLTIGGNDLFPGWESLGKIDLETYRPDTETFQNEAKKIIEEIRKLNTDSPIFWLGLYNPFEDVEDLRGSSNIVVDWNASLEKLALNDKNVYITPTFDLFQNRGKDLLYSDHFHPNEVGYTYMAERLVQNVVSKLKLEQGGIK, via the coding sequence GTGAAAATCGCTTTTCGAAAATTCGTTTGGTATAATTATGGACAATCTATAGGGGCTAAAAGGGGTTTTGATATGAGATCAAAATTAGTAAAAGTAATTCTACTCATTACAATTGCGTCTTTCTGTTTATTTGCATATGGTTTTGTTTCGGGTGTGAATGATGTATTAAATCCGAAAGCTTCCAAATTAATTACAAAGACTGACGTAGTGGCAAAAGAGAAAAAGAAAACGGGAACGTTACAAATAGTTAGTCTAGGTGATTCGTTAACGCGAGGCGTTGGTGATAAAGAAGGAATTGGCTATATTGGACGAATGAAACAGGATTTACAAAAAGATTATAAACAAAAAGTTGCACTAACCAATTTGGCAGTTAGTGGCGCAAAAATGCCGGATTTATTAAAACAATTAGAGGGTAGCGGTGCTCAGTATTCAATTAAGCAAGCAGATGTAATTGTTTTAACAATTGGAGGAAATGATTTGTTCCCAGGATGGGAATCGCTCGGAAAGATAGATTTAGAAACGTATCGTCCTGATACGGAAACGTTTCAAAATGAAGCAAAGAAAATTATAGAAGAAATTCGTAAATTAAATACAGATAGCCCTATTTTTTGGCTAGGTTTATACAATCCTTTTGAGGATGTGGAAGATTTAAGAGGTTCATCAAATATTGTTGTTGATTGGAATGCTTCTTTAGAGAAGTTAGCATTAAATGATAAAAATGTATATATCACACCGACATTTGATTTATTCCAAAATCGCGGAAAAGATTTATTATACTCCGATCATTTTCATCCGAATGAAGTAGGCTACACATATATGGCAGAGCGATTAGTCCAAAACGTCGTAAGTAAACTAAAACTAGAACAAGGAGGGATAAAATGA